In Chryseobacterium gleum, a single genomic region encodes these proteins:
- a CDS encoding phage tail protein, whose protein sequence is MNNIILYRNGSPLFNLIERGKRSVESATLNRVMLSDDSVSIKLNSREKLDILINDYFVIFDSVYRINTLPALVKNSNTSYEYNITAQGLMFDMQRCKYFNADATGFGPDLEFPLIGTIEVFLLAIKNNMKRFAANWELGNFTNGETKTITFGDDTCLSAMQKICNEFKTDFWIKYENGKYVIHTGDYGKKVPIKFEYGKGKGLYSLSRNNVDDNDIVNRLYVFGGTNNIPNEYRNFSKRLKLPVADYLEDQSSIAGFGLKEGSITFDEIYPHRTGKITSLGDTKFKFSDSSMDFDLNEKEADGVTTKYLIAGTSAKVHFNTGNLAGYEFEIKKGGYNHSTKSFEIIPFKNDQGQSFPDETSTAFQFAVGDEYVLLDIVMPKTYIDNAENELLQKGLEQFDLNKNAKVSYDLNVDPAYMEKIGVGKFDIGDYIRVYDPVLGIDKVLRVNQITNSFIESYDYNPFRLKIVIADSYEIAYSSKVELQIKEIKNVLSITNLGQINYSKLGLKTTEELKNLVFDTDDYFNPENIRPNSIETNMISVGARSQQISCSVVFYVMFENNKNKIKVNPGIIYSQTFDKEWNIPENVETITDDQFRYVYGKCSKTDQTGSIVFTQEQIKFDADANDYYFLIGILHSVVENVRVLSITVGTTTINGGLIRTGIISSLDGQMTINLDTQEIKGKIKFTDGSDGFTSIDNGLLMSQVIEVGNNTERNAFISSVTDAGPESIRFGAGADYAHKNDAVFKVLHNGQLIASDADITGNITATSGTFTGTVYAQAGKFGDTSGTTYFSISSKGLESIDGWIAVGDFSGSGNDKKYAQLVADSSGSAILSIVNAKSDGVFHTGISVDVRNGTGGNVALDIANGDIRVLGNTGITTGVVFKDGLGNNKQMVFINGILTAVG, encoded by the coding sequence ATGAATAACATAATATTATACAGAAACGGATCACCCTTGTTCAATTTAATTGAGCGAGGGAAACGTTCTGTTGAGTCTGCAACACTTAACCGGGTAATGCTTTCAGATGATTCAGTTTCGATCAAGCTGAATTCCCGGGAAAAGCTGGATATTCTGATTAACGATTATTTCGTGATTTTTGATTCTGTGTATCGTATCAATACATTGCCGGCATTGGTTAAAAATAGCAATACGTCGTACGAATACAATATTACTGCTCAGGGATTAATGTTTGATATGCAGCGTTGCAAATATTTTAATGCTGACGCAACCGGTTTCGGTCCGGATCTGGAATTTCCTTTGATCGGAACTATTGAGGTTTTCTTGCTTGCAATTAAAAACAACATGAAGCGTTTTGCTGCTAATTGGGAGCTGGGGAATTTTACTAACGGTGAAACTAAAACAATCACTTTCGGGGATGATACTTGCCTATCAGCAATGCAGAAGATTTGCAATGAATTTAAAACTGATTTCTGGATTAAGTATGAAAACGGTAAATATGTTATTCATACCGGAGATTACGGGAAGAAAGTTCCGATCAAGTTTGAATATGGAAAAGGCAAAGGGCTTTATTCACTTTCTCGGAATAATGTTGACGATAACGATATTGTAAACCGGCTTTATGTTTTTGGCGGAACGAACAATATACCAAATGAGTACAGAAATTTCAGTAAGCGTTTAAAATTGCCAGTGGCAGATTATTTAGAAGATCAGAGTTCAATTGCTGGTTTTGGATTAAAAGAGGGATCTATAACATTTGATGAAATTTACCCTCACAGAACCGGAAAGATCACTTCATTAGGAGATACTAAATTCAAGTTCTCGGATTCCAGTATGGACTTTGACCTTAATGAGAAAGAAGCCGACGGGGTAACAACAAAATATTTAATTGCAGGAACTTCTGCTAAAGTGCATTTTAATACCGGTAATCTAGCAGGATATGAATTCGAAATTAAAAAAGGAGGTTACAATCACTCTACAAAAAGTTTTGAAATAATTCCTTTCAAAAATGACCAGGGGCAAAGTTTCCCCGATGAAACGTCAACTGCTTTTCAATTTGCCGTCGGTGATGAATACGTGCTATTGGATATTGTAATGCCAAAAACATATATAGACAACGCCGAAAATGAACTTCTTCAGAAAGGTCTGGAACAATTTGATCTAAACAAGAATGCTAAAGTTTCCTACGACCTCAATGTCGATCCGGCTTATATGGAAAAAATTGGAGTAGGCAAGTTTGATATTGGAGATTACATTCGGGTTTATGATCCTGTTTTGGGAATTGACAAAGTTTTAAGAGTGAACCAGATTACGAATAGCTTTATTGAGTCCTATGATTACAATCCTTTTAGACTAAAAATTGTAATTGCAGACTCATATGAAATCGCATACAGTTCTAAGGTTGAACTTCAAATTAAGGAGATTAAAAATGTTTTATCGATTACCAATTTAGGCCAGATAAACTATTCAAAGCTCGGTTTAAAAACTACCGAAGAGCTTAAGAATCTTGTTTTTGACACCGATGATTATTTTAATCCTGAAAACATTCGACCGAATAGTATTGAAACTAATATGATTTCGGTAGGAGCGAGGTCACAGCAAATCAGCTGCAGTGTTGTCTTCTATGTAATGTTTGAAAACAATAAAAATAAAATAAAAGTCAATCCCGGTATCATCTATTCTCAAACTTTTGACAAAGAATGGAATATTCCGGAGAATGTAGAAACAATTACTGACGATCAGTTCAGATATGTTTACGGAAAATGTTCCAAAACCGATCAAACCGGCTCGATAGTATTCACGCAGGAACAGATCAAATTTGATGCAGACGCGAATGATTACTATTTCTTAATAGGGATTCTTCACTCGGTAGTTGAAAATGTCCGTGTTCTTTCTATTACCGTAGGAACAACAACCATCAACGGGGGATTGATCAGAACCGGAATTATTTCCTCGCTTGATGGACAAATGACAATTAACCTAGACACACAGGAAATAAAAGGTAAAATAAAGTTTACGGATGGTTCAGACGGTTTCACCTCAATTGACAATGGCCTTTTGATGTCCCAGGTTATAGAAGTCGGAAATAATACTGAAAGAAACGCTTTTATATCTTCTGTAACAGATGCAGGTCCAGAAAGTATAAGATTCGGAGCCGGTGCAGATTATGCCCATAAAAATGATGCTGTATTCAAAGTGCTGCATAATGGGCAGTTAATTGCTTCAGATGCAGATATTACAGGGAATATTACTGCTACATCAGGAACATTTACCGGAACAGTCTATGCACAAGCTGGAAAGTTTGGAGACACTTCAGGAACAACATATTTCTCCATTTCGTCAAAAGGACTGGAATCAATTGATGGCTGGATTGCAGTAGGTGACTTTTCCGGCTCAGGTAATGATAAAAAATACGCACAGTTGGTAGCTGATAGTTCAGGCTCTGCGATTTTGTCAATTGTTAATGCAAAATCTGATGGGGTTTTCCACACTGGAATTTCGGTTGATGTAAGAAATGGAACCGGAGGAAATGTAGCACTTGATATTGCAAATGGGGATATTAGGGTGCTTGGAAATACAGGCATCACTACAGGAGTGGTTTTTAAAGATGGACTTGGCAATAACAAACAAATGGTATTTATAAACGGAATATTAACCGCCGTTGGTTAA
- a CDS encoding tape measure protein: protein MNNVGGALNFNATLNLDEWRRNVTQIRRDILGLNQQTQQQTSQMDTAFRNLSVGVASYFSVHVVRDFINELITVRGEFQQMENAIETITGSTSQMNKLMDEWKELTLRSPFRLSEIGQAGKQLLAYGIDVNKVTHDIEMLANVASGVSAPIGDIAYVYGTLKTQGRAYTRDILQFTMRGIPLMDELAKVMNVNVSELKGLIEAGKVGFPEVEKAMNRLTSEGGKFNNLIAKQATTLTGSVNRLKHEFELMLNEIGTNNENILKGGIDAVTHLIENYQEVGRVLLTLIEIYGIYRTALLVTTAIQKASIAVEAIKTWISLARSIRTAADAQALFNLTAKANPYTLIITVIGALIAITYNYRQELGELTGLIEEQTNSQKAQEEVMSEYHRNFAKGVNETKANISELISIINNESSTLEMRKAAYEKLIKIDQTFIGVLDGQYKATNRLGQALEFVTSKIDAFAMAQAKAAASRKILEQSFEEQFKRDALKVQADAAQKEADKWKKMDEDARKAGKASLEYMKNAYDAEKRRDKLLEQLEKQRKVANEKTGISNTIIRSNQQEINQKTKVLRQLEQEVKLGKLSGEQLELKKKQIEKLTYELSGFKPQIIQTPEEIKKSEGWAERIKAQIEELEAQAQKAPTQAAYQAIRNRIDKLNELLNPKKNKQENQLAEILPEGSIKELERRAQLLNDAIDTSVNGIVKLRKLDKFGHDKDKKGNPFLTGETVSTEEAYRRLQQLQDEIDSKRYKSNKDRLDETKTQFENYYSIASYYGKEIADKQYAPLVSKSRNYLQYVEGEVNAIEKRIEAGEKLSKSDQEYLVMLRKEMDSLNGFEEPIEAFKREFENTLKLMPSYVDQIDAIDKAIDDAFQKEGGNSKQFLDQKKYLEELRRNAVQSQKEQYAQFINDHQTFEQRKAEITKKYDDIRLKIQKANVSDLEKTRQTDEANKAQAKDISSMSVELFQKTDLWVKAFGDLERVGPRTLRKMRDEFKNYLDSDAAKALRPDDLKTVQDVYTKLDETVKSRNPFQAIGVAIDRYKQKKKELNEIEKTSGKTGDKYNEKLDETNGALKEIFEVSSAAVSGVAGFASGLGSALGMLSEESQQALKDVEKLVEGVSNAVAGYFSGNYGQMAGGIVQMVMSISSLISGDNAREKNIREWQRAIDGLKNAYEDLQRTIEKTAGEASITQQRALIANLKQQQQTLNQMRDSEFNKKRRDDDKIASFTQQIDDINRKIEDLVENFKQSVTTVEFKDLSKQLAQSLIDAFSQGEDAAKSFDNVVNDVMRNAVSNALRIKILEPAVQSMVDKLYASMGYGNGDTSQITNEIKQLEKEIEDTQLIIDTSGNFQEVKGAKGYLMQLQQKVNELKERLAQSDVGGSFDGLTKEERDKIKAMGEEAMKKYLEALKQYQDLFGQSAENAQGLKGDIKGITEKTAGALEGQFNAMRINVAEALKIHRENQNVFKNQLMQLTQIESNTRNLVQMRKDLSELNSKVKNSLAGI, encoded by the coding sequence GGATATTCTCGGGTTAAATCAACAAACACAGCAACAGACCTCGCAAATGGACACCGCTTTCCGGAATCTTTCTGTTGGTGTTGCAAGTTACTTTTCGGTGCATGTTGTACGTGATTTTATCAACGAACTAATTACAGTACGCGGGGAATTCCAGCAGATGGAAAACGCTATTGAGACAATTACCGGTTCTACTTCCCAGATGAATAAATTAATGGATGAATGGAAAGAACTTACTTTAAGATCTCCATTTCGTTTATCTGAAATTGGACAAGCAGGAAAGCAGTTACTTGCATATGGTATAGATGTAAATAAGGTAACCCATGATATTGAAATGCTTGCCAATGTGGCTTCTGGGGTATCTGCCCCAATTGGAGATATTGCTTACGTGTATGGTACTTTAAAAACACAGGGAAGAGCATATACAAGGGATATTCTTCAGTTTACAATGCGTGGTATTCCATTAATGGATGAATTAGCCAAAGTGATGAATGTAAATGTTTCAGAGCTTAAAGGGTTAATTGAGGCTGGAAAAGTTGGATTCCCAGAAGTTGAAAAAGCAATGAATAGGCTTACATCTGAAGGGGGTAAATTCAATAACCTTATTGCTAAACAAGCAACAACATTGACCGGCTCTGTAAATAGACTTAAGCACGAATTTGAATTGATGCTTAATGAAATAGGAACTAACAACGAAAACATCCTTAAAGGTGGAATAGATGCAGTCACCCATTTAATTGAAAACTATCAGGAGGTTGGAAGAGTTCTATTAACGCTTATTGAAATATATGGTATTTACCGAACTGCTTTATTGGTAACAACAGCGATTCAGAAAGCTTCAATTGCCGTGGAAGCAATTAAGACATGGATTTCATTGGCTAGAAGTATTAGAACTGCTGCAGATGCGCAGGCATTATTTAATCTTACCGCAAAAGCTAATCCTTACACGCTTATAATTACTGTTATAGGCGCACTAATCGCTATTACATATAATTACCGCCAAGAACTGGGAGAGTTAACAGGGCTAATAGAAGAGCAAACAAATTCTCAAAAAGCTCAGGAAGAGGTAATGTCTGAGTATCACAGAAATTTTGCAAAAGGAGTAAATGAAACTAAAGCTAATATCTCCGAGTTAATAAGCATTATAAATAATGAGTCTTCTACTCTTGAAATGCGTAAAGCTGCTTATGAAAAGCTAATCAAAATTGATCAGACTTTCATTGGTGTTCTAGATGGTCAGTATAAAGCAACAAACAGACTTGGCCAAGCATTAGAATTTGTTACATCTAAGATTGATGCATTTGCAATGGCTCAGGCAAAGGCTGCAGCTTCACGGAAAATACTTGAACAATCATTTGAGGAGCAATTTAAACGTGATGCATTAAAAGTCCAGGCTGATGCTGCTCAGAAAGAAGCTGATAAGTGGAAGAAAATGGATGAGGATGCAAGGAAGGCTGGAAAAGCGAGCCTCGAGTACATGAAAAATGCTTATGATGCTGAGAAGAGAAGGGATAAGCTTCTTGAACAACTTGAAAAGCAGAGAAAGGTAGCTAATGAGAAAACCGGTATTTCTAACACAATCATCAGAAGTAACCAGCAGGAAATTAATCAAAAAACAAAAGTTCTAAGACAGTTAGAGCAAGAAGTAAAGCTTGGGAAGCTTAGTGGTGAACAATTAGAACTTAAAAAGAAACAAATTGAAAAACTTACATATGAGCTAAGTGGATTTAAACCTCAGATTATTCAAACACCTGAAGAAATTAAAAAGTCTGAAGGATGGGCTGAAAGGATTAAAGCTCAGATTGAAGAATTGGAAGCACAGGCGCAAAAAGCACCTACTCAAGCAGCATATCAAGCAATTCGGAACAGAATAGACAAGTTAAATGAATTATTAAATCCAAAAAAAAATAAGCAGGAAAATCAACTTGCAGAAATATTACCCGAAGGTTCTATAAAAGAACTTGAAAGAAGAGCTCAGTTGCTAAATGATGCAATTGATACATCGGTTAATGGTATAGTTAAACTTCGAAAGTTAGATAAATTCGGGCATGATAAAGACAAAAAAGGAAATCCGTTTTTAACTGGCGAAACTGTTTCAACTGAAGAAGCTTATAGAAGACTACAGCAATTACAGGATGAAATAGATTCGAAAAGGTATAAGTCTAACAAAGATAGACTGGATGAAACTAAAACCCAGTTTGAAAACTATTATTCTATTGCTTCCTATTACGGAAAAGAAATAGCTGATAAACAATATGCTCCTTTAGTTAGTAAATCTAGAAATTATCTTCAATATGTAGAGGGAGAAGTTAATGCTATTGAAAAACGAATCGAAGCCGGTGAAAAACTTTCCAAATCTGATCAGGAGTATTTAGTTATGCTCAGAAAGGAAATGGATTCTTTGAACGGTTTTGAAGAACCGATTGAAGCGTTTAAGCGTGAGTTCGAAAATACTTTGAAGCTAATGCCATCGTATGTGGATCAGATCGATGCTATCGATAAAGCAATAGATGATGCATTCCAGAAAGAGGGTGGGAATAGTAAGCAATTCCTTGATCAAAAAAAATACCTGGAAGAACTCAGAAGAAATGCTGTACAATCTCAAAAAGAACAGTATGCTCAATTTATAAATGATCATCAAACATTTGAACAGCGCAAGGCAGAAATTACGAAGAAGTACGATGACATCCGTCTTAAGATTCAGAAAGCAAATGTTTCTGATTTAGAAAAGACAAGACAAACTGATGAAGCTAATAAAGCGCAGGCTAAGGATATTTCTTCAATGTCAGTTGAGCTTTTCCAGAAAACAGATTTATGGGTAAAGGCTTTTGGCGATCTTGAAAGGGTCGGTCCAAGGACACTTCGTAAGATGCGTGATGAATTTAAAAATTATCTAGATTCAGATGCTGCTAAGGCATTAAGACCTGATGATCTGAAAACAGTTCAGGATGTCTATACAAAACTTGATGAAACTGTAAAATCTAGAAATCCTTTCCAAGCAATTGGAGTTGCAATAGATAGATATAAACAAAAAAAGAAAGAACTAAATGAAATTGAGAAAACCTCAGGAAAAACTGGAGATAAATACAATGAAAAACTAGACGAAACAAATGGAGCGCTTAAGGAAATATTTGAAGTTTCTTCTGCAGCAGTTTCAGGAGTAGCTGGATTTGCTTCAGGACTTGGATCAGCTTTAGGCATGCTATCAGAAGAATCACAACAAGCTTTAAAGGATGTTGAAAAGTTGGTAGAAGGAGTTAGTAATGCTGTAGCGGGGTATTTCAGTGGCAACTATGGTCAGATGGCTGGCGGAATTGTTCAAATGGTCATGTCTATTTCAAGTTTGATCAGCGGTGATAATGCAAGAGAAAAAAATATTCGAGAATGGCAAAGGGCAATCGATGGATTGAAAAATGCATATGAAGACCTTCAAAGAACAATCGAGAAGACGGCAGGGGAAGCATCAATAACACAACAAAGAGCTTTAATTGCTAATCTTAAACAACAGCAGCAGACATTAAACCAGATGAGAGATTCTGAGTTTAATAAAAAACGTAGAGATGATGACAAGATAGCTTCTTTTACACAGCAAATAGACGATATAAATAGAAAGATAGAGGACTTAGTAGAAAATTTCAAACAGTCTGTTACAACTGTAGAATTCAAAGACCTTTCAAAGCAACTCGCTCAGTCTCTTATTGACGCCTTTTCTCAGGGAGAAGATGCTGCGAAATCTTTCGACAATGTAGTTAATGATGTAATGCGAAATGCAGTATCGAATGCTCTTAGGATTAAAATTCTTGAGCCAGCTGTTCAGTCTATGGTCGATAAACTTTATGCTTCAATGGGATATGGGAATGGCGATACATCTCAGATTACGAATGAAATTAAGCAACTTGAAAAAGAAATTGAAGATACGCAGTTAATTATAGATACCTCAGGAAATTTCCAGGAAGTTAAAGGAGCGAAGGGTTATCTAATGCAATTACAACAAAAAGTCAATGAATTAAAAGAAAGACTAGCCCAATCAGATGTGGGTGGAAGTTTCGATGGATTAACAAAAGAGGAAAGAGATAAAATAAAAGCAATGGGCGAGGAGGCCATGAAAAAATACTTGGAGGCCTTGAAACAATACCAGGATCTTTTCGGGCAGTCCGCTGAAAATGCCCAAGGTCTGAAAGGAGACATTAAAGGAATTACTGAGAAGACGGCCGGAGCATTGGAAGGGCAGTTTAATGCCATGCGAATAAATGTTGCTGAAGCATTGAAGATACACCGAGAAAATCAGAATGTATTTAAGAATCAGTTAATGCAATTAACTCAAATTGAAAGCAATACAAGGAATCTTGTCCAAATGAGAAAAGATCTATCGGAACTTAATTCAAAAGTTAAAAACAGCTTAGCCGGAATCTAA
- a CDS encoding helix-turn-helix domain-containing protein, giving the protein MLYLGMKFRIKAVAAKKGMTLEELCQKMDMTYPNYNKQMKGNPKVGLIQKIADALDCSVIELIEPEQGFTHLYDTDNQYHGVGLKPNNTK; this is encoded by the coding sequence ATGTTATATTTGGGAATGAAATTTAGGATCAAAGCTGTTGCTGCGAAAAAAGGAATGACATTAGAAGAATTGTGTCAAAAAATGGACATGACATATCCTAACTACAATAAACAAATGAAGGGAAATCCTAAGGTGGGTTTAATTCAGAAAATAGCTGATGCGTTAGACTGCTCGGTTATTGAACTTATTGAACCTGAACAAGGCTTTACGCATCTTTATGACACAGACAATCAATACCATGGTGTCGGTTTAAAACCAAACAACACCAAATAA
- a CDS encoding phage tail family protein encodes MGLKWSINGRDFAEFGINVSESKGVLDKLKPRDRNSYTWAEYHGKQIDLSKPYFEAREMELQCWLRASDSNRLTENFNSFLSLFDTKSTKRFLIEPFGNKELAYEVLLNGSADLTKEFRDGHMFGSFTLKLIEPNPIKKVLKTELDTFKLSYEIDSETEIFFGDGTKQTGRGNVSLTKDYSAPSYENSGLSIVSASGVNDQYFEVYSVPEKSTAYQLSVEVALQTPKNIKLYVIGRKLNNIYEAVAVSSVFEGLTGKNTVSVIQEVNMSDYGKFIYKVLDSEGNGIPGIVYSNPRIETAEVVGEWQNMLGKEKIIMIAGNIEDLKNLQTPAETIWEKI; translated from the coding sequence ATGGGATTAAAGTGGTCAATTAATGGAAGGGATTTTGCGGAGTTTGGAATTAATGTTTCAGAGTCTAAGGGGGTTCTTGATAAATTAAAGCCACGAGATAGAAATTCTTACACTTGGGCTGAATATCACGGAAAACAAATAGATCTATCTAAACCATATTTTGAAGCGCGAGAAATGGAACTTCAATGCTGGTTAAGAGCATCTGATTCTAATAGGCTGACGGAAAATTTCAATTCCTTTTTAAGTTTATTCGACACAAAATCAACAAAACGATTCTTAATAGAACCTTTTGGTAATAAGGAATTAGCATATGAAGTATTGCTGAATGGATCGGCAGACCTTACAAAAGAGTTTAGAGACGGCCATATGTTTGGTTCCTTTACTTTGAAATTAATTGAGCCAAATCCGATCAAAAAGGTTCTTAAAACTGAACTGGACACTTTTAAACTTTCGTATGAAATAGATTCTGAAACAGAGATTTTCTTTGGTGACGGAACCAAGCAAACCGGCCGGGGAAATGTAAGCCTTACAAAAGACTACTCAGCACCTTCTTATGAGAATTCAGGGTTGTCAATTGTAAGTGCAAGTGGTGTAAATGATCAATATTTTGAAGTGTATTCAGTTCCGGAAAAATCAACAGCCTATCAATTATCTGTTGAAGTAGCTCTACAGACTCCGAAAAATATAAAACTTTACGTTATCGGGCGAAAGCTAAATAATATATATGAGGCAGTTGCTGTAAGTTCTGTTTTCGAAGGGTTAACGGGCAAAAACACCGTTTCAGTAATTCAAGAAGTAAACATGTCGGACTACGGAAAATTCATTTATAAAGTTTTGGATTCTGAAGGGAATGGGATTCCGGGAATAGTTTACAGTAATCCACGCATTGAAACCGCTGAGGTTGTTGGAGAATGGCAAAACATGTTAGGTAAAGAAAAAATAATAATGATCGCTGGAAACATCGAAGACTTGAAAAACCTTCAAACACCGGCGGAAACAATTTGGGAAAAAATATAA
- a CDS encoding SGNH/GDSL hydrolase family protein, with protein MDEQVNVVVTDFIPPENVATIDKNSLVGNAISKEQFTQGQKDQDEAFDKKLAEIKQKVDSDFKGVISPTDPTPTEDGSYKPAISSADPGTNYPNAGNLKAIKGFSTMFYKKGTVWTKSEEEMPQASQNITAFEALQFPAVAGTQTVYNNSMWAVKSGQQATATDIPSINSTIWQPIVGSYIVETTYDEKYSSSTALVGYYNASGVFTSHVDFRCTPKMSVTGGEIWRYRGKSYSSLNIRGVYGFRANGTVVILVDVVNATNFMEFTIPSDVVQIAANFYNVNAVNMNIQKKTVTYTAASIIKDALGNVSSINNGDLTKIFTNLKIASVGDSITANGVGGSLKGYQLYIQDKITFSTYTTYGYPGRPLSTFLTPDGTSIIEQFINNAVSHDIFTLLAGTNDFKLNMRNGDVGTLNDYKNLTSYGSVGAVVSLNFYQALKAYVLRCYELNPKAKIIFMTPLQRDNGGYTSWSTNPVGKTLSDFVNAIREVAAYESIPVIDYFKEGIINMRNIMQYTSDGLHPINEGYQGMASQAVPVIKRFI; from the coding sequence ATGGATGAACAGGTTAATGTAGTGGTTACAGATTTTATACCTCCTGAAAACGTTGCTACTATTGATAAAAACAGTTTAGTAGGTAATGCTATTTCAAAGGAGCAATTTACACAAGGGCAGAAAGATCAAGATGAAGCTTTTGACAAAAAATTAGCTGAGATAAAACAGAAGGTCGATTCGGATTTCAAGGGAGTTATATCGCCAACTGACCCGACTCCGACAGAAGACGGAAGCTACAAACCAGCAATTTCTTCAGCTGACCCTGGAACAAATTATCCCAATGCTGGAAACCTTAAAGCCATAAAGGGATTTTCAACGATGTTCTACAAAAAAGGAACTGTTTGGACTAAATCAGAAGAGGAAATGCCTCAGGCCTCACAGAATATTACAGCGTTTGAAGCCTTACAATTTCCTGCAGTTGCTGGCACCCAAACGGTTTATAACAATAGCATGTGGGCCGTTAAGTCTGGACAGCAAGCAACAGCAACGGATATACCTTCAATAAATTCAACTATTTGGCAGCCAATTGTAGGAAGTTATATTGTTGAGACAACCTATGATGAAAAGTACAGTTCATCTACAGCTCTTGTAGGGTATTATAATGCATCAGGAGTATTTACATCACATGTAGACTTTAGATGCACGCCAAAGATGTCAGTAACAGGCGGTGAGATTTGGAGATACCGTGGGAAGTCATACTCTTCATTAAATATTAGGGGAGTCTATGGATTCAGGGCAAACGGAACTGTTGTTATTTTAGTTGACGTTGTGAATGCAACAAACTTCATGGAGTTTACGATTCCTTCGGATGTCGTTCAAATAGCTGCAAACTTCTATAACGTGAATGCTGTCAATATGAATATCCAAAAGAAGACAGTTACATATACCGCCGCTTCCATCATAAAGGATGCATTAGGGAACGTTTCGTCTATCAACAATGGCGATCTGACGAAGATCTTTACAAATTTAAAAATAGCTTCGGTTGGAGACAGTATTACAGCTAATGGAGTAGGAGGATCGCTTAAGGGGTATCAGCTTTACATACAGGATAAAATTACGTTCTCAACGTACACGACATACGGGTATCCTGGAAGGCCTCTTTCTACATTCCTAACGCCCGACGGAACAAGCATCATCGAACAGTTTATAAACAATGCTGTTTCTCATGATATATTCACGCTACTAGCTGGGACGAACGACTTTAAGTTGAATATGAGAAATGGTGATGTTGGAACGCTTAATGACTACAAAAACCTAACGTCATATGGGAGTGTTGGAGCTGTTGTTTCATTAAACTTTTATCAAGCCTTGAAAGCTTATGTTCTCCGTTGTTATGAGTTGAATCCGAAGGCGAAAATAATATTCATGACACCATTGCAAAGAGATAATGGAGGATATACATCTTGGTCAACCAACCCAGTAGGTAAAACACTTTCTGATTTTGTAAATGCTATTCGTGAAGTAGCAGCATATGAAAGTATCCCAGTGATAGATTATTTCAAAGAGGGTATTATCAACATGCGGAATATAATGCAATATACTTCAGACGGGTTGCACCCTATTAACGAAGGTTATCAAGGTATGGCTTCGCAAGCAGTTCCAGTGATAAAAAGATTCATATAA
- a CDS encoding glycoside hydrolase family 19 protein, with translation MTALELSNKYKTLLSKNGINTPLRKAHFFAQADHESGLKAKTENLNYAADSLQGVFGSDRISLQDARRYGRTSIQVANQTAIANIVYGGEWGKKNLGNTQPGDGWKFRGRGIYQITGRSNYQQLTDWAKSRGFQVDYVANPDLLLNESDSIIAAIWYWNTRGLNNFADQDDIYSVSKIINMGSLKRKGTPKGLEGRNNKLKYYKTVFK, from the coding sequence ATGACAGCATTAGAACTATCAAATAAATACAAAACGCTTTTGAGTAAAAACGGAATTAATACTCCGTTGAGAAAAGCGCATTTTTTTGCACAGGCAGACCATGAGAGTGGCTTAAAAGCAAAGACTGAAAATTTGAACTATGCCGCAGATAGTCTGCAGGGTGTTTTCGGAAGTGATAGAATTTCTTTACAAGATGCCAGGCGTTACGGGAGAACATCAATTCAGGTTGCTAACCAAACAGCAATTGCGAATATAGTTTACGGAGGTGAATGGGGTAAGAAGAACCTTGGAAATACGCAACCTGGTGACGGGTGGAAGTTCAGAGGCAGAGGCATTTATCAGATCACCGGAAGATCAAATTATCAGCAATTGACAGACTGGGCAAAAAGTAGAGGATTCCAAGTTGATTATGTTGCAAATCCGGATCTGCTTTTAAATGAATCAGATTCCATTATCGCAGCAATTTGGTATTGGAATACTAGAGGCTTGAATAATTTTGCTGATCAGGATGATATTTATTCAGTTTCAAAAATCATCAATATGGGAAGCCTTAAAAGGAAAGGAACTCCGAAAGGCCTAGAAGGCCGGAACAATAAGCTGAAGTACTACAAGACCGTTTTTAAATAA